A section of the Plutella xylostella chromosome 18, ilPluXylo3.1, whole genome shotgun sequence genome encodes:
- the LOC105398694 gene encoding ATP-binding cassette sub-family B member 10, mitochondrial produces the protein MLQRLMFTSLKVKFTSRNKNLLCRLPLQSVSCHQCGFRLYSSQKVSVLQNSFERTFNRRGLFGVTVRYHSSQVDAQNKNDKVESLKSDVSHSTSKKINVKLKTSELKRLLGLAEPEKWKLTGAIGLLMISSSVSMAIPFSLGKVLDIIYGSSTGLGPARDKLDALCLTLCGVFLLGAVCNFGRVYLMSISGQRMTQTLRKQVYTAILRQETAWFGKNSTGELVNRLSADSQLVGKNLSQNVSDGLRSLFMVGAGTGMMFYMSPSLAMIGLCVVPPVSMLAVVYGRFVRSITRQLQDELARTSELAEEKISNIKTVKAFSKEQMEAESYGHRIEKLLQLAYKESLAVGSFYGMTGLAGNTIIILVLYYGGGMVATEQLSVGNLTSFLLYAAYVGISIGGLSSFYTELNKGMGAATRLWEIMDRQPTIPVIGGLRPAMRPKGEVTLENISFSYEGAPLIKNVNLHLLPGKSIALVGRSGCGKSTIASLLLRLFDPEKGRILLDGIDIRNLDPVWLRSHIGFVSQEPVLFTGSIKDNILYGAMDEEFEVVDESNKKEPAWLLAARTAHLEEIAQESAEGWGRQVGARGGQLSGGQKQRVAIARAIVKNPKILILDEATSALDTYSEYLVDKALKDISKDRTVLTIAHRLSTIQNADEVAVLENGVIMEKGPYNELMAKPDGFFRELITHQTFASKSKTQTEAQHVT, from the exons atgtTACAGAGACTTATGTTTACTAGTTTAAAAGTGAAATTTACGAGTAGAAATAAAAATTTGCTGTGCCGTTTACCTCTGCAAAGTGTTTCGTGTCATCAGTGCGGATTTAGGTTATATTCTAGtcaaaaagtttcagttttacaAAATTCTTTCGAAAGGACCTTCAACAGACGAGGGTTATTTGGTGTCACAGTCAGGTACCACTCGAGCCAGGTTGATGCTCAAAACAAGAACGACAAGGTCGAGAGCTTAAAAAGTGATGTTTCTCATTCAACTTCTAAAAAGATTAATGTGAAGTTAAAGACGTCCGAATTAAAGAGATTGCTAGGCCTCGCCGAGCCCGAGAAATGGAAACTGACGG GTGCCATTGGCTTGTTGATGATTTCATCGAGTGTGTCAATGGCTATACCATTTTCCCTGGGTAAGGTGTTGGACATCATATATGGCAGCTCCACAGGTCTGGGCCCCGCTAGAGACAAGCTGGATGCACTATGTCTCACTCTGTGCGGGGTGTTCCTGCTAGGTGCAGTCTGCAACTTTGGACGAGTGTACTTAATGTCTATATCAG GTCAAAGAATGACACAAACTCTACGCAAACAAGTATACACAGCAATACTGAGACAAGAAACAGCATGGTTTGGTAAAAACTCCACCGGGGAACTTGTCAATCGTCTGTCAGCTGATTCACAGCTGGTCGGAAAGAACCTTAGTCAGAATGTCAGTGATGGCCTCAGATCTCTGTTCATGGTTGGTGCTGGCACAGGAATGATG TTCTACATGTCCCCGTCGCTGGCCATGATCGGGCTGTGCGTGGTGCCGCCGGTGTCCATGCTGGCCGTGGTGTACGGCCGCTTCGTGCGCAGCATCACCCGGCAGCTGCAGGACGAACTCGCCCGGACCAGCGAG cTAGCCGAGGAGAAAATATCGAACATCAAAACTGTAAAAGCATTCAGCAAAGAGCAGATGGAAGCCGAGTCGTATGGTCATCGGATAGAGAAGCTTTTGCAACTAGCGTATAAGGAATCTTTGGCCGTCGGCAGCTTTTATGGAATG ACAGGATTAGCTGGcaacacaataataattctaGTCCTTTACTACGGAGGTGGCATGGTGGCCACAGAACAGCTGTCCGTGGGCAATTTGACCTCCTTTCTTCTTTACGCGGCCTACGTGGGTATAAGTATAGGCGGCTTGAGCAGTTTCTATACGGAATTGAACAAGGGTATGGGAGCCGCGACCAGGCTTTGGGAGATCATGGATCGGCAACCCACCATTCCTGTTATTG GTGGCCTGAGACCGGCAATGAGGCCTAAAGGCGAAGTGACACTAGAAAACATAAGTTTCTCATACGAAGGTGCTCCcctaattaaaaatgtaaaccTGCACTTATTGCCAGGGAAGTCTATAGCGCTAGTAGGCAGATCAGGCTGTGGTAAGAGTACTATAGCAAGTTTATTGCTAAGATTATTTGATCCAGAAAAGGGAAGGATATTGCTTGACGGAATTGATATAAGAAATTTGGACCCTGTTTGGCTGAGAAGCCACATTGGATTTGTTAGTCAG GAACCCGTATTGTTCACTGGATCAATAAAAGATAACATTTTATATGGAGCTATGGATGAAGAATTTGAAGTGGTGGATGAATCAAATAAG AAAGAGCCAGCCTGGCTGCTAGCGGCTCGCACGGCGCATCTTGAAGAGATAGCTCAGGAGAGCGCGGAGGGGTGGGGGCGGCAGGtgggcgcgcggggggggcAGCTGTCCGGCGGACAGAAGCAGAGAGTGGCCATAGCTAGGGCTATTGTAAAG AACCCCAAAATCCTTATACTGGACGAAGCGACATCCGCCCTCGATACATATTCCGAGTATCTAGTCGACAAAGCCCTTAAGGACATTAGCAAAGACCGAACCGTACTCACCATCGCCCATAGACTCAGCACGATACAGAACGCCGATGAAGTGGCCGTTCTAGAGAACGGAGTGATCATGGAGAAAGGCCCTTACAACGAACTCATGGCGAAACCAGATGGCTTCTTCCGAGAACTCATCACTCACCAGACCTTCGCGTCCAAGTCGAAAACGCAAACCGAAGCACAACACGTCACGTAG